A genome region from Coprococcus phoceensis includes the following:
- a CDS encoding RHS repeat domain-containing protein — protein MFVYDALGRAQKVQYPDGREVSYTYGKAGERKSMTYPDGKTVFYGYDDQLRFSELKEGDSIITYAYDPMGRLCKKQFPNGTKTTYTYDRKDQLTELVHSDQEGVLDRYTYLYDLLGNKTGITKERRGLTEESGSYHYSYDALDRLSEIQKDGQMQTRYGYDAFGNRTWKEESGERTSYQYNALNQMVSEKHGEILRAYRYDKRGNLTGIQENGAWKKQYVYGAINRLEEAVDAAGKQARYQYNGLGHRVGKQEGVLPKEKLEKLDPQSRIGMEIGNSRQITYTLDLTRQYYNLLERTEENRNQRYFWDGNVAAYEENGERNYYLQDELGSPLRIEDSAGILKESYGYGAFGEDLYQNQGKIQPFGYTGYQRDETAGTYYAQAREYLAESGRFAGQDLIAGFLNLPFSMNRYSYCYNAPMVLVDLDGALPKWVKEIGSIVNDGIEAVKDAWHWIDESVIHKYIIGNDITIYKTDLYGGTYEVTAHEGGNLLVFKHGAGTGTQSWTLNLGQLIPNSNLSLSGENANISTWKLKSGIKYTDNDRKISASGGLYINSSGLGMQGGFNGTSENMPFELPNDIVITNHANLKWSYSLERHIANWKQIGEGVVSLAAIIAIILLIADNTTGVGFADDGALAPLFAYVTSKLPALGDMLQRLFPKLGELCTG, from the coding sequence ATGTTTGTTTATGATGCACTGGGAAGAGCACAAAAGGTGCAGTACCCGGATGGAAGGGAAGTATCCTATACCTATGGAAAAGCAGGGGAAAGAAAAAGCATGACCTATCCGGATGGCAAGACGGTCTTCTATGGTTATGATGACCAGCTCCGGTTTTCGGAACTAAAAGAAGGGGACAGCATCATCACCTATGCGTATGACCCTATGGGCAGGCTGTGTAAAAAGCAGTTCCCGAATGGAACAAAGACCACCTACACTTACGACAGAAAAGACCAGCTGACAGAACTGGTACATAGCGATCAAGAAGGCGTCCTTGACCGCTATACCTATCTGTATGACCTTTTGGGAAATAAAACCGGAATTACAAAAGAGCGGCGTGGCTTAACCGAAGAAAGTGGCAGCTACCACTATAGCTATGATGCACTGGACAGGCTGTCAGAAATCCAAAAGGACGGGCAGATGCAGACCCGGTATGGGTATGATGCCTTTGGAAACCGGACATGGAAAGAAGAAAGCGGGGAAAGGACGTCCTACCAGTACAATGCCCTGAACCAGATGGTAAGCGAAAAACATGGAGAGATCCTAAGAGCATACCGTTATGATAAAAGAGGAAACCTAACCGGCATTCAAGAAAACGGGGCATGGAAAAAACAGTATGTCTACGGTGCGATCAACCGTCTGGAAGAAGCGGTGGATGCGGCAGGAAAACAGGCAAGGTATCAGTACAACGGACTGGGACACCGGGTAGGAAAGCAGGAAGGTGTCCTTCCAAAAGAGAAGCTGGAGAAACTGGATCCGCAAAGCAGGATTGGCATGGAAATCGGAAACAGCCGGCAGATCACCTATACCCTGGACCTGACCAGACAGTATTATAACCTCCTGGAGCGGACAGAGGAAAACCGAAACCAGAGATACTTCTGGGACGGGAACGTGGCAGCGTATGAAGAAAATGGGGAACGGAACTATTACCTTCAGGACGAACTGGGAAGTCCGCTTCGGATTGAAGACAGTGCCGGAATTCTCAAAGAGAGTTATGGATACGGAGCCTTCGGGGAAGACCTGTATCAGAACCAGGGGAAGATACAGCCGTTTGGCTATACGGGATACCAGAGAGATGAGACTGCAGGGACGTATTATGCCCAGGCGAGGGAATATCTGGCAGAGAGTGGCAGGTTCGCAGGACAGGATTTGATTGCAGGCTTTCTGAATCTGCCGTTCAGTATGAACCGTTACAGTTACTGTTATAATGCACCGATGGTATTGGTAGATTTGGATGGTGCATTACCGAAATGGGTTAAAGAGATTGGAAGCATTGTAAATGATGGAATAGAAGCAGTTAAGGATGCGTGGCATTGGATAGATGAAAGTGTAATACATAAATATATTATAGGTAATGATATTACGATATATAAAACAGATTTATACGGAGGAACATATGAAGTAACTGCACATGAAGGAGGAAATTTGCTTGTGTTTAAACATGGTGCTGGGACGGGTACCCAAAGTTGGACACTAAATTTAGGACAACTTATTCCTAACTCAAACCTTTCATTGTCAGGGGAAAATGCAAATATTTCCACATGGAAATTGAAATCAGGGATAAAGTATACAGATAATGATAGAAAAATTTCAGCATCAGGAGGACTATATATTAATAGTTCAGGTTTAGGAATGCAAGGAGGATTTAATGGGACGTCGGAGAATATGCCTTTTGAACTTCCGAATGACATAGTAATCACAAACCATGCAAATTTAAAGTGGTCTTACTCTTTAGAGCGTCACATTGCAAACTGGAAACAAATTGGAGAGGGTGTGGTATCGTTAGCTGCTATAATTGCAATTATATTACTTATAGCGGACAATACAACAGGAGTAGGTTTTGCTGACGATGGAGCTTTAGCACCTTTATTTGCATATGTGACTAGTAAGCTACCTGCTTTAGGAGATATGTTACAAAGATTATTTCCTAAACTTGGAGAATTATGTAC